Proteins encoded together in one Pangasianodon hypophthalmus isolate fPanHyp1 chromosome 18, fPanHyp1.pri, whole genome shotgun sequence window:
- the tnni4a gene encoding troponin I4a yields SQRKSRSKSKYPATRRLLLKTKLLKKAESLLVKEKEQKKIDRDNVLNERVPPLKLSGLSVQELQVLCKDLHQKIDIVDEARYDLSIKVARNDSEIQSLQQKIYELKGKMNRPKLKRVKKSADDKLGALTDTMHMKADFKANLKTVKKEEEKQKEEVTDWRKNVEAMSGMEGRKKLFNAGQ; encoded by the exons tcacAGAGGAAGTCCAGATCGAAATCCAAGTACCCGGCAACACGTAGGCTGCTGCTGAAG ACCAAACTTCTGAAGAAGGCAGAGAGTCTCCTGGTAAAGGAAAAAGAGCAGAAGAAAATAGATCGAGACAATGTTCTGAATGAGAGAGTGCCTCCTCTAAAGCTCTCTGGACTCTCAGTACAGGAGCTTCAG GTACTTTGTAAAGATTTGCACCAAAAGATTGACATTGTGGATGAGGCTCGTTATGACCTTTCGATAAAAGTGGCCAGAAATGATTCAGAG ATTCAATCACTGCAGCAGAAGATCTACGAGCTGAAAGGGAAGATGAACAGACCCAAACTGAAGAGAGTGAAGAAGTCGGCGGATGACAAGTTGGGAGCCCTGACAGACACTATGCACATGAAGGCCGACTTCAAAGCCAACTTGAAGACtgtgaagaaggaggaggaaaag CAGAAAGAGGAGGTGACAGACTGGAGGAAGAATGTGGAAGCCATGTCTGGGATGGAGGGCAGGAAGAAACTTTTCAATGCTGGACAGTGA